From the Candidatus Methylomirabilota bacterium genome, one window contains:
- a CDS encoding class I SAM-dependent methyltransferase, translated as MADLQEVVGTRPGLTTVDAPCFLCGEAAADPLWTTADRAFAVPGIYTVARCRGCGFLYQKPRVADAHLADCYPDHYPRHQEPSPRIPFKGSPGRVKAARWALASALGYAQLRDASVGLLTRLRGRRMVRKIRWDCPPWTGQGRYLDVGCGSGGALGVAHALGWKVAGIEVDEAAAAKARRFTDELHVGDVLTAPFASGRFDVVTAFHVLEHVPDPVAVIRRALGWLAPGGLLIIEVPNAGGAGAAIFGRAWSGLELPRHLSHFSPETLERAVEQAGGRVAWCWHGAKPRYYLWSLGFWLRDRGWPALARLAERRPVYGVLKLFLEVTLPLVRLAKRGEVIRVGIRAT; from the coding sequence TTGGCTGATCTCCAAGAAGTAGTCGGGACTCGCCCGGGGCTCACGACCGTCGACGCCCCGTGCTTCCTCTGCGGCGAGGCCGCCGCGGATCCGCTCTGGACCACCGCCGACCGCGCCTTCGCCGTTCCCGGGATCTACACCGTCGCGCGCTGTCGTGGCTGCGGCTTCCTCTACCAGAAGCCGCGCGTCGCCGACGCCCATCTCGCCGACTGCTACCCCGACCACTACCCGCGGCACCAGGAGCCGTCGCCCCGGATTCCCTTCAAGGGCTCGCCCGGCCGCGTCAAGGCGGCGCGCTGGGCGCTCGCGAGCGCGCTCGGCTACGCGCAGCTCCGCGACGCTTCCGTTGGACTGCTGACGCGACTCCGCGGGCGCCGGATGGTGCGAAAGATCCGCTGGGACTGCCCGCCGTGGACGGGGCAGGGGCGCTACCTCGACGTGGGCTGCGGGTCGGGTGGCGCGCTCGGTGTCGCCCACGCGCTCGGCTGGAAGGTGGCGGGCATCGAGGTTGACGAGGCGGCCGCTGCGAAGGCCCGGCGCTTCACCGACGAGCTCCACGTGGGCGACGTGCTGACGGCGCCGTTCGCCTCGGGGCGCTTCGACGTGGTGACGGCCTTCCACGTCCTCGAGCACGTGCCTGATCCCGTCGCCGTGATCCGCCGCGCGCTCGGATGGCTGGCGCCCGGCGGGCTCTTGATCATCGAGGTGCCGAACGCCGGCGGCGCCGGCGCGGCGATCTTCGGTAGAGCGTGGTCGGGGCTCGAGCTGCCGCGCCACCTCTCGCATTTCTCGCCCGAGACGCTCGAGCGCGCGGTCGAACAGGCCGGCGGCCGCGTGGCGTGGTGCTGGCACGGCGCCAAGCCCCGCTACTACCTCTGGAGCCTCGGCTTCTGGCTCCGCGACCGCGGCTGGCCCGCCCTCGCCCGCCTCGCCGAGCGGCGCCCGGTCTACGGCGTGCTCAAGCTCTTCCTCGAGGTGACGCTCCCGCTCGTTCGGCTCGCCAAGCGGGGCGAAGTCATCCGCGTCGGGATCAGAGCCACGTAG